A segment of the Rhea pennata isolate bPtePen1 chromosome 38, bPtePen1.pri, whole genome shotgun sequence genome:
TAATTCCCGCCCCTCGGCTCCGGCCGGCCCGCGGAGTCCCGGTTGTCCCCGGTCCCGGCGGCAGCCCCAGCGCAGCCGCTTCCCTGCCCTGCGCCCCTCCCGCAGACCCGCTGCCGAgcctcccggcggcggcggcagcccccgcgcAGAACCCTGCTAGGAGCCGTCGCGGCGCTGAGGGCTCCCCGCACCCGGAGACACCACGGACacctcgcgccgccgccgctacCGAGcgcggcagcgccccgccgcgcccggtGTTGGGCCCCGGCGGCAGCAGAAAGCAGGGAGCCGACGGCGCCTGGTTCGGGGCTGATGCTGGCCGAGCGGCTGCACGGGCCACGCAGCAGCAGGCGGGTACCGaccgggcgccccgcgcgccAGAGGCAGCGGATGCCGCTagcgagccgagccgggccgcgccgggccgggccgcccggaGCAGCGCTGCCGGCTGCAAGCGAGCGCCACAGCCCGAAGTGccagcgccgctgccccgccgcagccgcccgcaCTTCCCCTCTCCAGCTCTGTCTTTGACCAGCAGCAGGTTCCTCCCGGGGGAGGGCACCGTTCCCGGAGGCACTGCAATACCGGGACGATGCGCGGAGCGGAGGGAGCAAGCTCCGGGTCCAACTCCCGAGCCCAAAAATCCGTTTAATATAAAGTCCTCTCATCGAGGACGTATCAGATATTAAACTGATAAGAACAGATACTACACTTGATCTTAGCCAAAAGGCCGAGAAGCGATGCCGCGCACCCCGCGCCCCGCCAccctccccggccccgcaccgCTCCTAACGCACGCACACCCGCACGCGCACCGACGCCCACCCCGCTCCGCTGCCCCTCGTCTCCGCCCGCCGGACTCGGCGCCCCCCGGACGGCGTCTTTCCCCCGGGGAACCCCCCGAGCGCCGCAGCTGCCGGCCTGGCGGCGcctcccggcagcccccgcggcccctcgTTTGCATGGACCCGCCCCCGGCCGGACTCTCCCCTCCGCCCCCCTCACGGATCGCGCTGTTTGGCCTCGTTACGTTCTCTTGACGTTGTTCAGCTTCTCTTAGGCTTTTAATTACCGTATTTACACCACACAGTGACCAAACAGGCCCAGAACACTGCGTAGCTCAGGGGAGGAAGAGCGTCTTGGCCCTTCCGGGACAACTACGCAGCACGGACTGAGGGAGTTCTCTGATCCTGAAGGAAGCAGGCGTATCTGCCGCAGCTGCCCTTGCGGGTGTTAATCTGCGCTGCCTCATGGCCTCTGCTCTCACCGCGGCACTTCAGTGTCGGCCTTGTAAAGCGATGCGAGCATCTCTGAGTTTCTTAACCTCTTTTAGCTCAAGAGCTctcatgatttttaaatcagatttatCTGTAGTTAAGGAACtaactgctgcttttgaaagaaatacttcGCGAGGGCTCCTAGCCTGACAGAGGAAGGGCGGGCGGACGGGAAGAgaccgccgggccgcggcgccgcaTCGCCACAGCGCCGCCTGCGCCCTTCCCGCCGACTCCCCAACGGtcgcgccggcggcgcgggcggaggggggagaaggagggacCTGCGCGTAGCGTTTCCCGCCCTCCCTTGGCGCCCCCTAGCGTCCGTCCCCAGGACGGCGCATGCGCACCGGGGCAAGGCTGTAGTGCGCACGCGCTCACCTGCTTCCCAGCATGGCTCGGGGCGGCGACGTATTTAAGAACATAAGCGGCCGCTTTTCGGCCATTTTCTCGTTGCTGGTGAAAGGGGAAGGTGAGTGGGTTTGGATGCTGCATCTGGCCGTGGCTGCTCCGGGGCCGTTCTGCCTGGCCTCAGCTCTTTCTTATCGCCgttcctttctttcctgagaTGGTGGTGTTACCGAAAACCGGTTACCTATAACTGTCGCTGCTCTCAAGGTGGCACAGCAGCGGAAGTCAGCGCCCGGGGGGTGGCGGCGGCCATTTTGTGCCCGTGTGTGTGCCCCGCGCTGTGGTTTCTCTGAGGGAGGTGCCTCTGGGTTTCATGCCTTTGTTTTGCAGCCCCATGTGGCAGGAACTAGGCCCTGTGCTACAGCTCTAAAGGGAATGCAGGGCAGGACTGTGGTGTGGGGGGCTGTTCCGTGATGAGTCTACTCACAGACCTGAACTGACTGCTGTGTGAAGATCCTTAGTATCTCTGAGAAGAGCAGGCTTGCCCCAGCCGTGTTCACACTGGGGGGAGGCTGTTGTTCCTACCTGCAGCTTGCTGAAGGGATGCTATTTGTAGTTATCCTGTGTGTTTTAACAGCATCGTTGTTTGCAGGTTTTCAGATACCGAAAGGGAAGCTTTTTTAGAGGTGAgttgtttctctgctttggaGAGCCTGGATGCTGTTTTTTGTGGTAAAATAGTGTATTTAACATGTTGCCGCTCTTCCTGCCTGCGGAATCCTTGTGTTCTTAGTGTAAATGGGATACCCGTTGTGCTGCTGGCGTAGGGGCTGAAGTGCTGCAGAGATGAAACCACTGAACTCTCTCTTTCTGATGGTAAAGTGGAGAAACCCTGTATGAGATTCTGAGTAGCACTGATTCCCAGGCCCAGGTCTGAGCTGTGCCATTACACAAATAGGAGCACATGTATAGGGTGCGACCTTGGACTTCAGTATTGGGTATGTTGCTCTCATGAAGCTTGAAATACAGTTGAGTGACTGATTCTCTTATCCTGTTAGGTGTGGAACTGGTCAAAGATGTGCACCTGTGGCTCCATTGCAGGTGAGCACCTgaccttttctgttctgtgacaAAACAGGTGACCTTTAAGAGTAGAGAGAGAGGACTTTTCCAAGTAGGAATAGGTATTGTCCCAGCCTCCTCCCTAGGTAGAGGAGGCAGAGCAAGCTTGGGCTGGAGGGTTTTTGAACATCCCATGGGAGGAATGTTTGTATAAGTCCTTGTCCCTGTGGGGAAGGCAGCTGGGGTTGTCGTGTACTGATGGTCTTGAAAATGACTGCTAGCTTGTTAGTGGAGCATGATCTTACAACAGGCTGTCAAGCCACAGCTGCTCCTTTGCTGTTCAGTGATGAATAAAAACAGACAAGCATATGGCTGAGTGTCTGTGATGCCAGCTTTTATCCTGAGAACCACGGAGCATGGGTAGTCTCATAGGGAGCAGGTTGTGCAgggctttgcagagcagaattGCAATTTAATCTTCATCTATTTCAGCATCATGCTCCAAGCCTCCAGAAGTGGCCTTAGCATCTCCCTCTGCAGGTGAGTAATGGAGAGGGGCTGGTTTCCACTTGACCTGGGATCCCTGTTAGTGCTTCCTGTGTTGTGTGAGTCATTATGGCTCTGAAAGCAGAACTCTGAAGACAGCTGTTCAGAGTGTTTCAGAGCTCCCAAAGGGTGTTTTGGAACTCTGGTGGTGGCAGGCTCTCAGCATGGAGCCCATCTCACCGGTGCTCTCCTCCCCCCAGGTTGATGCCTCTGGAGCAGGCCATGCTGCCCCAGGTAAATGCCTCCATTCCCAATGAGCTGCCCAGGGGGGATGGGAGAGGGGGTGAGTGGCCTGGGCGGGCACGGAGCAGTCTGAAGGGATGACACCGTGAGCTGGACGACACGAGTCTCATGGCAGGTCTGAGTTACCAAAGCCCTGATCGGACTGCGATGGCCCGGCCCTGcggctgtgctctgctgctgcttttgttgacctctcccttccttctgcagCCCTGTTGCTGGTGACACTAGGAAGCGGTGAGTTTCCCAAACTTTCCTTGCTCCAATTTGTGATAATAATTCTACAGTACTCTATGATAAGTCCTAGCCTGTGTCCTGATGAGGAAAACCTCACATGTCTTACTGCCTGTTCTGGTGCCAGAACCTGCAAAGGTTGAACCCACTGGTGCCGGCAGCCGGAGAGGAGGATGGCTCGTTCCATGAGGAACTGTCTGAGGGGACACAGGCCTGGGCCAGGTGCTGGCCCAGATTCTGGCTCCCAGTTGCTCTTGTGAGAGCTGGACACTAACAGGTGCTCTTCCTTCCAGGAGCCTGAAGCTGTGCTCAGACTGCTGTTGGCCTGAGTCCAGCCGTGCAGGTGAGTTGCCTCTGCTCATGTCCAGTCCTTACAGTGGCAGAGGAGCAGTGCAGAGAGGCTGGTCTGTTGGCAgtgtgggggtggggggtggcgTGCAGCTGCCTCTCCTGGCTGCTGTGATGAATCCACTTTGGAATCTCGTTCGGCTGAAGGCTGATGTTGAGGATTTGGATTCTGATGCTCCACTGGGGAACAGACTTTGCTTCAGCTCAGtagctgctgctctttgggagCATCCAAAATTGGAGTGACTcaaattcctgtttttctctccctgtaGGATGGAAGCTGGTGGCTGGAGTTGTTCAGCTGAgctctgtgcagccctgggtAGCTGCCATGGCTGACCAAGGTATGCAAGTGCCTGGGATCACTGTTCTTCCTTGGTAGTGGGTGATTCCCTGGCTTGAGCTGGTTCCTGCAGTTTTAGTGATGAGGAAAACTAGCTCACTTTGACTTGTATGAAAACACCCGAACAGCTGAAAAACTGCTGGCCAGATGGGAGTGATGGGGAGCAGCGATGGTGCTGGGGTGGCCCTGATGGCTCTGTGCTCTATCTGCAGGTGGCCAGAGGCATCAAGTAACGGCAGCTGGTGAGTGTGGGTGCAGGATGGGGCTGGATCCTGCAGCTCCGGCCAAGGATGATACGATACCGCCCCAGTCTGATGCCTGTGACTGAGTGGTTCCCCCTGAGGCCAACGGCACTGGACGCGTGGGGTTGTGGTGGGGTTTTACTCACAGCTGGTAACAGCCATCTTGTTGTGCCTGCAGGCCTGTGGAAAGGCCACACTGGCCTGGAGCTGTGTCCTGCCCCAGCATCGGTGCCGTGTGCTGCGGGGGAAGAGCGGCTTTCCTTGCATGTGCTCCCCTTTTGTGTGAATAAAAGCGctttctgcagctccctggCTCCACCTGACTcagtgtgttgggggggggggagctcgTTCTGGAGGCCGTGTCCGCACGGATGGGTGCGGGCTGAAGGAGGCCCGGGGGGAGGGCACAAGCCGCCGCGTGGAGCCGAAGGGCCGAGAAGCCGCCACGGACCCCGCGCTGCTGTCCCGGGCGCCGGGAAGGGGCGGGGCCCCTCGagccccgccccggggcggggcgcgcTCCCTGACGCACTTCTGCTTCCCCCGCGCCCGGGCGGTCCGGCCCTCTCAGTGGTCCGGCCGCAGCCGGAACCGCGGCGGCGCGGACGGCGGAGCGAGGAGCGAGCCGGAGCGCGGGGAGGGACGGACCGGGACGATGGCGTCCCCGGCGCGGTGGAACCACGTGTGGGTCGGGGCCGAGACCGGCGCCCTCAAAGGTGAAGGGGGGGCGGAGAGGGCTTGGGGAAGCCCGGGGAGTCCGGcacggggggggaggggggtctCAAGCTGGGGCGGGCAGTGGGGCTGCCTCAGCTGGGGGGGGGCGTCCCTGTGCCGGGAGGCTCCTGTCTCCGGGTCCCTGTCCCGGGGGTCTCCTATACTTGGGCCCCCCAACCCGTGACTCCCCCTACCCCACCCCCAGGCGTGAACCTGCAGCGGAAACAGGCTACAAACTACACGAGCGCCGGGTCGCTGAGCCGGGCCCAGGGCGTCTGCGCGCTGTGCTGGGGGGACACCGCCGAGTCTGAGGTGAGGGGGGGGCGGACGCCTGGGCCGGCGGGGGGCGCCTGGGAGCTGACCTCGCTGCGCTCCCCAGGTGCTGGTGGGGTGCCTGGACCGAGCTGTGAAGCTCTTCAGCACTGAGAAGGGAAAGTTCACGGCGACACGTCTCTGTCCCGGCGGCCAGGGCCCCTTCTGTGGCCTGACGGCTCATGGCAGGTAGGAGAcagggacagggatggggataGGACGGAGATGGGGATCGGATGAGGACAGGATGGAGATGGGGATAGAGGTGAGACAAGGATGGGACAGGGACAAGATGGAGATGGTGTCACCCTATGCCCTCTGTCCCCAATGGCTGCATCTCTCCTGTCCCGGCAGCACCCTCATCACCTGCGTGGAGTCAGGGCTGCTCAAGGTGTGGCGTGAGGATGACGCTGAGAACGTGAGTGTGGCagcggggggctgcagggacagcATGGATGGCAGCTCGGTCCATCCCTGCTGCCTGGTGACTTCCCCCTCATCCCTGCGGgtgcagctggagctgcaggcaggcactggGCTGTGCCGCATGCGCCAGGACCCGTCACGGCCCCAGCGTGTTGCCACTGGCGGCCGGGAGAACAGCCTCAAGATTTGGGACCTGCAGCGGCCCCAGGAGCCCCTCTTCCGCGCCAAGAACGTGAGTGGTCCCTGTGGGGGTCCCCATGACTGTCCCCACACCAGCGTTCTCTCCGTGAGCGTTCCTGAGCGTACCTGCTTGTCCCCATAAGTGCTTAGAAATGTTGCCTCACGAGTGTCTTCACGAGTGCCCCCCACAGGTGTCCCTCTGTGTCCTCGTGCCTCTGCAAGGGGGGTCAAGGGTGGCCGTGTCCCCGCATGTCCCTGCGAATGTCCCCCTGTGCCACCAGGAGCGTTGGGGCCGTCTGCATGCCCTTGTGTCCCTGCGAGTGTCCCCGCAGCCCTGCGAGTGCTGGAGGTGGCAGTGTGCCCACTGCATCCCCATGAGTGTCCCCCGCATCCCCCTGTGTCCCATAAATATCCCGCACATCCCTGCGAGTGTCCTCTGTGTCCCCGTGCCCCCACAGGTGAGGAACGACTGGCTCAACCTCCGTGTCCCCATCTGGGACCGTGACCTCCAGTTCCTGCCTGGCTCCGACAAGATTGTGACGTGCACCGCGCACCACCAGGTCCGGCACTTTGAGGCACTTTGGGGCACTTTTGGGGTTGGGGGTATCTCAGCCCCCCCCCTCGAccttgctgcctccccaggTGCGTCTCTACGACCCCAGCTCCCCGCAGCGGCGGCCGGTGCTGGAGACGTCCTTCGGCGAGCACCCACTCACCGCACTCTCCCTCACGCCAGGGGCCAAGTGAGTCCAGCCCTGGGGGGCacctggatgcctgggccctccCTGCCACGTggcgggggggcggcgctgCCTGTGCTCACCCTGACATGTCTCCCTGCAGCTCGGTGGTGGTGGGCAGCACCCACGGGGACCTGGCTGTGATCGACCTGCGCCAAGGTGAGGGGCTGCTGGGGGTCTGGGGCCGAGACCCGGGCGCCCCCGCTGTGGTGGCACCCTCccagctgcccctgcccctccagggcagctgctgcggTGCCTGAAGGGCGTCGCGGGAGGTGTGCGTGGGCTCCAGTGCCACCCCAGCCGACCCCTCGTGGCCTCCTGCGGCCTCGACCGCTTCCTCCGCATCCACCAGCTGCGAGACAAGCGGCCACAGCACAAGGTGAGGCAGGAGTCCCCGCTTATGGACACCGCCCCGGCCACATGCCCCCTCCCCAACTGTGGACAGTCCCCGGGCACGTGCCCCCATCCCCAGCTGTGGACACCCCCCAGGCACATATCCCCCTCCCTGGCCATGGACGCACCCTGGGcacatccctccctccctggccATGGACACCCCCAGCCATGTCATCCCCAGCCGCATCTCCCCCCAGCCGtgtcccctccctgccctccccggACGCGtcccccaccagccccagcactgagcccagccctgccccccTACCGCCAGGTATATTTGAAGTCCCGGCTgaactgcctgctgctgagcagccaCCAGGACTGGGAGGTGAGTGCCCGGTGTGGGAACATCAAGGGGATGTGGGGGGCactctgggggggggggccgggagGGGGTCGGAGGAACAAGCTGGGCATGGGGAGGGGGGACATTGGGGGAACAcgatggggagagatggggaCATGCTGGGGATGCACTGGGGAAacagggacatggggggacCTGTCAGGGACACAGGGGGATATGTTGGGGGGACCCATCAGGGGGGATACGGGCGGATGTGTTGGGGGGACATGTTGGGAACACTGGGATGTGCGGGGACATGTTGGGGATGCATTGGGGGATACATTGGACATGGGGGGCTGTGGAGGGGCTGGGACCCTCTCTGCCACCATCCCGCGCCCCCAGGCCCTGGAGGCACCGTCTCCCATGGCAGACGGGAACCAGGACAAAGATGGGCACAAGGACGGGGACGAGGACGACGCCGATGCACTCTGGGCTGCCATGGAGCCAGTGCCCTCCCCAACTCCCCCCAGCTGCCGGCCCACCAAGCGCAAGAGCCCAGGGCCGTAAGGGCCACGGGGGGgcttgctgccagcagggccCCCCCCAGCCTCGGTGCCGGTGCCGATCCCGGCCCCCATAAAGGACTTTCTGACCGGACGATGTCCCCCGTTGTCCTGCCGCGGGAAGGGGGGACCGGGAGAAGgacgggggcgggggggagggtggCTCATCGGGGTGGGCCCCACCACGGgccccgctgcgccgccgccagggggcgccaGGTGGGCGCCGTTGCCCCTTTAAGGCGCGGCGGGTGACGTCGCGTGTgacgcggcgcggcgcggcacggcgcgcgcggggcgggggagaCGTGGCAGTGACGTCGGGCCCGGCCGGTGGGTCCCGAGCAGCAGCGCCGCGCGCGAGTCGCGGCCCGGTgagc
Coding sequences within it:
- the WDR74 gene encoding WD repeat-containing protein 74 isoform X2; this encodes MRQDPSRPQRVATGGRENSLKIWDLQRPQEPLFRAKNVRNDWLNLRVPIWDRDLQFLPGSDKIVTCTAHHQVRLYDPSSPQRRPVLETSFGEHPLTALSLTPGANSVVVGSTHGDLAVIDLRQGQLLRCLKGVAGGVRGLQCHPSRPLVASCGLDRFLRIHQLRDKRPQHKVYLKSRLNCLLLSSHQDWEALEAPSPMADGNQDKDGHKDGDEDDADALWAAMEPVPSPTPPSCRPTKRKSPGP
- the WDR74 gene encoding WD repeat-containing protein 74 isoform X1, which gives rise to MASPARWNHVWVGAETGALKGVNLQRKQATNYTSAGSLSRAQGVCALCWGDTAESEVLVGCLDRAVKLFSTEKGKFTATRLCPGGQGPFCGLTAHGSTLITCVESGLLKVWREDDAENLELQAGTGLCRMRQDPSRPQRVATGGRENSLKIWDLQRPQEPLFRAKNVRNDWLNLRVPIWDRDLQFLPGSDKIVTCTAHHQVRLYDPSSPQRRPVLETSFGEHPLTALSLTPGANSVVVGSTHGDLAVIDLRQGQLLRCLKGVAGGVRGLQCHPSRPLVASCGLDRFLRIHQLRDKRPQHKVYLKSRLNCLLLSSHQDWEALEAPSPMADGNQDKDGHKDGDEDDADALWAAMEPVPSPTPPSCRPTKRKSPGP